The Alphaproteobacteria bacterium US3C007 genomic interval CAAGAAATCGAAACGCTACAGCCGCGCCCCTATGCCCCGCGATGGACGCAGGTGAACGCGCAGCTAGAGGCGTTAAGAGGCCTAAAATTTGACACGCTTTGGCTCTCGGATGGTTTAGATTATGACGGCGCTCGTCAAGATATCCTGCAGCGGTTGCGCGCGGCAGGCAGGGTGCGTTTGATCTCTGCACAGACTGAAATTTTGACGCTGGGCGAGTTGCAATACGCGGCAGGGCAGGTGTCTCTAAGCCTGCGCCGCAGCGCGCATGGATCAAATCGCTCGGTACGTATTTTGGGAATTGGCCGCGATCCTGCAGGAACAAGAACGGTTTTGCTGCGCGAAACACTTAATCTGATCGCTGGCGAAACAGATCAGGAGGTAAAGTTTAAAGCGCCAGCAGAAGTTTTATCACGGCTTGAAAGGTTTGAGATTGAGGGGCAAGATCATGCGGCGGCGCTTTATTTGTTGGGCAATCAAATTAAGCGCGCCGAAGTGGCCTTATTTGGCGGGCCGGCAAGCGCCGAAAGCTTGGACCTTTTAGATCCGCTGCATTTTGTTCAAAAGGCGTTGGCGCCAAAAGTGGCCTTCATCACTGGGGCGTTAGAGCAGGTTTTGCTGGCCAATCCTGATCTTATCATTTGGGCCGATATGCTGCCTTTGGCCGATCCTGAACCGCTGCTGGATTGGGTGAAAGCTGGGGGGACATTGGTGCGGTTTGCGGGCCCAAGATTGGCGGCTGCAAATCCAGCGGCCTTGCGCGAAGATCCTTTGCTGCCAGTCGTGTTGCGGCAAGGCGGGCGTCGGCTTGGCGGCGCAATGAGTTGGGAACAACCTAAAGCAATTGAGCCCTTTGCGCTTGATGGCCCGTTTTCCGGCTTGACCCTGCCCCCTGATATTCGTGTGAGGGCCCAGGTTTTGGCGCAACCCAGCCCAGATTTGGCCGCGCGTGTTCTCGCCCGGTTGCAAGACGGAACGCCACTGATCACCCGCAAAGAAGCTGGTTCGGGGCAGATCGTGTTCTGGCATATCACCGCCAATACAGACTGGAGCAACTTACCCTTAAGTGGTTTATTCTTGGATATGCTTAACCGGCTGAACGCGGCGCGGGGCTGGCAGGATGAGGTGCCGTTGGCGGCTGGGACGGTGTGGAGTCCAGTTCAGGTTCTGGATGGCTTTGGTGAAATAATGGATGCGGATTACCTGCCAGGAATTGAGGCCGAGCAGTTACAGCAGCGGCGCTTTGGAGCGCTTAGCCCGCCAGGCTTGTATGAATTTAAGGGGCAGCTGGCGTCTCACAATCTTGAGCCAAAATCTGCAGATTTGGCGCCCATGATCTGGCCGGACTGGGTACAAAAACTAGATGTCACGCAACAGACACGCGAGCTCAGCGGGTGGTTTTTAAGCTTGGCTCTTATTGCTCTGGCGGTGGATGTTTTGGCCAGTTTGGCGCTGAGTGGCCGCACCATAATCGCGGGGGCGATTTTGGCCACCGCCACTTTGGCTCATAATCCAACCACCGTTCATGCCCAAAACAGGCTGCCAAGTGATGTCACAGCGGCCAGCTCAACGGTGACGTTGGGGCATGTCATAACAGGGGATTCAAAGCTGGATCTTTTGGCTTTTCAAGCCCTGGATGGGCTATCGCGCCGCATGGGAGAGCGCACATCGGTTGAGCCAGGGCAACCGCGGGGCGTGAATTTGGACGAGGATGAACTGGCGCTTTTCCCGATTTTATACTGGTTGATCAGTCCCGATCAGCCAGCGCTGAGCGCTAAAGCGGCTGATAAATTGAACGGATTTATGCAAACGGGCGGTGTGCTGTTTATCGATACGCGCGATGCCGATCTTGGCCAGATCACAAGCCAAAGCCGCGAAAACCAAGTGTTGCGGCGCCTCGCGCGCATCTTGGATGTGCCTGCGCTTGAGCCGGTGCCAGAGGGGCATGTGCTGACGCGCAGTTTTTATCTATTGCAGGATTTTCCCGGCCGGTTTCGAAATGGCCCGCTTTGGGTGGCACAAAGCATGGCGAGTGACGCTGGTGAAAGCGGCTTGCCCTTTCAAGTGCGCAATGACGGGGTGACCCCGATATTGATTGGCAGCAATGATTGGGCCGCGGCCTGGGCGGTCGATAGGCAGGGGCGCGCCCTATACCCCGTGGGCCGCGGATATATCGGGGAAAGACAGCGCGAAATCGCGTTTCGCTTTGGCATTAATCTGCTGATGCATGTGTTGACCGGAAATTACAAATCCGACCAGGTGCATGTTCCTGCATTGCTTGAGCGGCTTGGGCAATGAGCTATAGCGTTTTCCTTGATCCTTTATTGCCACTGCCGGTTTGGATTGGCCTGTTGGTGATCTGCGCGCTGGCGGCTGGGCTTGGTTTGCTGCGGGGATTGCGGGGCTGGGCGTGGCGTATGGCTGCGTTTTTGCTTTTGCTCGGGGCTTTGCTAAACCCGCAATTGCTCCGCGAGGAACGAATTCTGAAACCCGATATTGTGCTGCTTTTAAAGGATCAAACGGCTTCGAACCGTTTGGCTGGCCGCATTGCGCGCTTAGAGGCGGCCGAAACGGTTTTAGAGCAGACGCTTCAACGCCAATTCGGCGCTGAGGTGCGTAAAATTTCTATAGAGGATCGCAAAGAAGAGGGCACTGCGCTGTTTGCTGCGTTGCGCGAAGCCTTGGCGCAAGAACCCGCGGGCCAAATCGCTGCGGTGATCGCCTTGTCTGATGGGCAAGTGCATGATCGCCCGCTGCCCGGATTTTCCTTCCCAGCGCCTTTTCACTTGCTGCTCACGGGCGAAAAGGATGAGTTTGACCGCAAGTTAGAGATTAAAAATGCTCCGGCATTTGCGATTTTGGGTGAGCCGGTCACGGTGACGTTGAAAATTGAAGAGAGCGGGGCTGTAACCCGGGCCGATCCGCGCGCAGATGTTTTCATTTCGGTGGATGGTGCGCCGCCAACGCAGTTTAACCTGCCGGTCGGAACCGAAGTTGATGTGGAATTATCGGCCCTGCATGGCGGTGAAAATATTTTTGAATTTCGCGTAGAGCCCTTGGCGGGGGAAGTCAGTGAAAGCAACAATGCAGCGATGCTGTCCGTGAACGGCGTGCGCGAGCGATTGCGGGTTTTGCTGGTCTCGGGCGAGCCGCATCCGGGCACGCGCACATGGCGCAACCTATTGAAATCGGACAGCTCAGTGGATTTGGTACATTTTACAATTCTGCGCCCGCCGGAAAAACAAGATGGTGTACCGGTTGATGAATTATCCTTAATCGCCTTTCCAACCCGCCAGCTCTTCTTGGAAAAAATTGATGATTTTGATTTGATTATTTTTGATCGTTACAAGCGGCGCGGTATCCTGCCACCGGCCTATTTGCAAAACATTGTGCGCTATGTCGGCGATGGCGGCGCTGTTTTGGTGGCGGCCGGGCCTGAATATGCCTCGGCCAATTCGTTGTTTCGATCTCCCCTGCAGCCGATTCTTCCGGGGGCACCCACCGCGCAGGTAATTGAAAACGGGTTTTTGCCGGCTTTAACCGAATTTGGGCAGCGCCACCCGGTGACCGCGCAATTACCAGAGACTGGCGATTGGGGGCGTTGGATGCGCCAGATTGAATTGCTGCCGCTCGAAGGCGATGTGATTTTAAAGGGCGTCCAAGACCTGCCACTTTTGACATTAAACCGGTTTAAAGCCGGGCGCGTGGCCTTATTGGCCTCTGATCACGCCTGGCTGTGGGATCGTAATTTCGAAGGGGGAGGGCCGCAACAAGAATTGCTGCGCCGCTTGGCGCATTGGCTGATGAGTGAGCCAGAATTGGAAGAGGAGGCGCTGCGTGCAGAGCAAATGGAGGAGGGTGTTTTGATCACCCGACGCAGTTTAAACGCCGTAGTAGATCCGGTTGAGGTTGTTGCGCCGTCTGGAATTTCGCAAAAACTTCTCTTAGAAGAACGCGCGCCGGGTCAGTTTCAAGGCCTTTATAAAAATACCCAAACAGGGCTTTTTAAGATGTCGGATGGAGCGCTCACGCGCGCTTTTGCGATTGGCAGTGCCACCCCAAAAGAGTTTGAAAACCCGCTCAGCACCGCCAGCCTGATGATGCCAATCATACAAGAAAGTTCGGGGGGCGTCTTTTGGCTGCAGGAGGGTCTGCCGCGCGTAAGAGCCGTGAATATAGGGCGCGCTGCGGCTGGGCGCGGGTGGCTTGGGATTACGCCCCGACAGGCTTACGAAAATGTTCAATTGAGTCAGTTTTCGTTGGTTCCGGGCTGGCTGGCGGCGTTTTTGGTATCTTTAATTGGGGTGCTGGCCTGGCTGCGCGAGGGCAGAAAACGCGTATAGCCCTTTTATGGTGTCTCTGCGTTTACCACTGACCTGTTGCATGCCGCAGCAAGCACCGGATCTCAATGTTATTCTGGTGCTGGTATCTTTACGCAGCCTCGTAAACCATCAGCAGAAGCCCTGCGGGGGAAGAACGGATTATGCTTTCTTTTTAAGCAAACATATTGCAAATAGTCAAAATTGGTTATAAAAGCTTACCAATAAGGAGAGTTTAATGCAGATGCCCCGGCCAAATCCCGATGTTTTGACGCGCAAAGCTGAATTGGTGCGCCGGTTGCATGCTCTATTGCCAAGCGATTCTGTGATCTCGGATCCTGTGGAAACCAAAGCCTATGAATGCGATGGGTTATCGGCCTATCGGTGCCCCCCTATGGCTGCGGTCTTGCCCCGCAGCACGCAAGAAGTCGCTGCCGTTTTAAAGCTATGTCACGAGATGAATGTGCCCGTTGTGCCGCGCGGGGCGGGAACGTCATTGGCCGGCGGGGCCTTGCCGACCGCAGACAGTCTTATTTTGGGCGTGGCGCGGATGAATGACGTGCTTGAAACCGATTATGAAAACCGCGTTATCAAGGTTCAAACGGGGCGCACCAACCTCAGCGTGACCGGCGCGGTTGAGGCGCAAGGTTTCTTTTATGCCCCGGACCCTTCCAGCCAGTTGGCCTGCGCGATTGCCGGTAATATTGCGATGAATTCTGGCGGCGCGCATTGTCTGAAATATGGCGTCACATCGAATAACTTGTTGGGGGTGAAAATGGTCACCATGCAAGGCGATATTGTTGACATCGGTGGAGCGCATCTTGATGCGGCCGGTTTGGATCTTTTAGGGGTGATTTGTGGTTCGGAAGGGCAATTGGGCGTGGTGACGGAAGCAACGTTGCGGATTTTGCACAAGCCAGAAGGAGCGCTACCGGTCTTGATGGGCTTTGACAGTAATGAAGTGGCCGGAGCCTGCGTGTCGGATATTATTCAGGCGGGGGTTTTGCCCGTAGCGATCGAATTTATGGATCGCCCCTGCATCGAAGCGACCGATGCGTTTTCCGGCGCCGGCTATCCTGATTGCGAAGCGCTTTTGATCGTTGAGGTCGAAGGCAGCGCTTTGGAAATTGACGAGCAATTGGAAAAAATCACGGCGATTGCCAGCCGCCATAATCCGGTAGAATTGCGGCAGGCGCGGGATCAGGATGAGGCCGCACGCATCTGGTTGGGGCGTAAATCTGCCTTTGGCGCCATGGGGCAGATAAATGATTATATGTGCCTGGATGGCACAATTCCGGTGAGCGAATTGCCTTATGTTTTGCGCCGCATAAGCGAGTTAAGTCAACAATTTGGCCTGGCCGTTGGCAATGTTTTCCATGCGGGTGATGGCAATATGCACCCGCTGATCTTGTATGATGCCAATAAGCCGGGGGATCTGGAAACCTGCGAAGCCTTTGGCGCTGAGATATTAAAACTATGCGTCGAAGTTGGTGGCTGTTTGACCGGAGAACACGGGGTTGGTGTTGAAAAACGTGATTTGATGAATGTTCAATTTGGTCCAATGGACCTAGAGGCACAAATGTGGCTCAAGGATGTTTTTGACCCTAAATGGTTGCTCAATGCGGCTAAAGTTTTTCCGCTTGAAAGCGCGCAGGCGCATCGCGCGGCGCAGCTTGCTGCTGAATAATCCAACGTTGGAAGCATGATCATGACGCCGCAAACCACAGCTGATCTTTCAGATATTATGCGCGCTGCAGAGGCTCCTTTGCGGATCGTTGGCGGCGATAGCCGCGGCATTGCACCCGAAGCGGGGGCGACCCTTCAGACCACGGGTTTGGCGGGAATCAAAGCCTATCAGCCGGGCGCATTGACCATGGTCGCAGGGGCGGGCACCTCGCTGCAAGAGGTTGAAGATACGCTTGCTGCGCAGGGTCAACGATTGGCGTTTGAGCCGATGCGCTATCACAAAATACTGGGCGGCCAAAAGAGCTCTACCATCGGCGGGGTGTTCGCGGCCAATATTAGTGGGTCGCGGCGTATTCAGACGGGCGCGGCGCGGGATTTTTTGCTGGGCATCGAATGCGTAGACGGCCAGGGTCAGGTTATTCGCAATGGCGGTCGGGTGATGAAGAACGTCACCGGATATGATTTGGTGAAATTACTTTCTGGCAGCTGTGGCACTTTGGGCGTCCTGAGCGAGGTGGCCTTTAAAGTGCTGCCCGCCTCAGAAACCGAAATCACCTTTGTTTTGGAAGGGCTTGATAGTCAGCAGGCGGTCAAAGCGATGACTGGCGCTTTGGCCACCCCCTATGATGTGTCTGGCGCCGCATATGACATGATGGCTCAGAAAACATATATCCGCATTGAAGGTTTTTTGAAGTCGGTTGGGTATCGGGCTGAAAAACTTTCTGAGGTTTTGGGCCGTTTTGGCGCCCAGATATCGCGCCTGCCAAAAGACGCCTCTGCTGATTTATGGCATTCTGTACGCAATCTTGAGGCGCTGGCCGATCTTCCAGGTGATATTTGGCGTATTTCTGTCAAGCCAAGTGATGCGCCTGCGGTATGTCAGGCGGCAGGCCTGCAGAAGGGCTTTTTGGATTGGTCAGGTGGATTGATCTGGGGGGTTTTAGAGGCCGGTGCCAATCCGCGCCCCGCTTTGCAGGGGTTTGGGGGTCACGCGACCTGCATCCGTGGCCAAAAGGGTGCGCTTCCCCGGTTTCAGCCAGAGGCGCCCCAGCTTGCCGTGCTGAGCCAAAAAATTCGTCAGAAATTTGATCCGCGCGGGATTTTAAACACCGGCTTGATGGACTGAGATATGCAAACTTTTTTCAACGAAGACCAGTTGCTAGAACCCGATTTTAAACGCTCAAATGAGGTTTTACGGGCCTGTGTTCATTGCGGGTTTTGCACTGCTACATGCCCGACCTATCAAGTCTTGGGCGATGAATTAGACAGTCCGCGCGGGCGCATTTATCTGATCAAGGACATGCTTGAAAACAACCGTGTGCCGGATCAAAAAACCGTAAAACATATCGACCGCTGCCTGTCATGCCTGGCTTGTATGAGCACATGCCCCTCCGGGGTGCATTATATGCATCTGGTTGATCATGCGCGCGCCTATATCGAAGATAAGTATAAACGCCCGCTTTTTGAGCGCTTGTTGCGCTGGGCTCTGGTGAAAATTTTACCCTATCCAACGCGGTTTAGGCTTGCCCTTTTGGGGGCGAAAATGGCGCGGCCTATTGCTCGTTTTTTGCCCGATCCACGGCTGCGTGCGATGATCGCGATGGCGCCAAAACAGGTCCCTCCTGTCAGCCGCAATGATGATCCGCAAAGCTTTGTGCCAAGCATCGCGCGCAAGAAACGCGTTGTCTTGATGACCGGCTGCGCACAACGCGCGCTGAATACGGATATAAATGATGCAACCATTCGTCTGCTTCAGAGGTTGGGCTGCGAAATTGTTATTCCGCAGGGGCAGGGGTGTTGCGGTGCCTTAACGCATCATCTTGGCAAAACCACCGAAAGCCATGCGGCAGCCGCGCAAAATATTCGGGCGTGGCAAAGCGAAATAGACCATGGCGATTTGGACGCGGTGGTGATCAATACAAGCGGGTGTGGCACCACGGTAAAAGATTATGGCCACATGTTCCGCGACAGTGATTTGGCGGAAGAAGCTGCGCAGATTTCAAAGCTGACGATGGATGTATCCGAGCTTTTGATGCAGCTCGACATGCCCGACCTAGAGCAAAAAAATATCAAGGTGGCCTATCACGCGGCCTG includes:
- a CDS encoding DUF4159 domain-containing protein, which produces MLGWSAIAFNAPWVLWGLLLLPLLWILLRALPPAPVQRLFPAVGLLLGLEDETQTSAHAPWWLLVLRSLAIAAVLIGFAGPILNPQTQLDRGPDLLIVVDGAWAAAPEFQFQRDMLKADLRKAARAGQRVGVILATAPNPIAFQSAQAVVQEIETLQPRPYAPRWTQVNAQLEALRGLKFDTLWLSDGLDYDGARQDILQRLRAAGRVRLISAQTEILTLGELQYAAGQVSLSLRRSAHGSNRSVRILGIGRDPAGTRTVLLRETLNLIAGETDQEVKFKAPAEVLSRLERFEIEGQDHAAALYLLGNQIKRAEVALFGGPASAESLDLLDPLHFVQKALAPKVAFITGALEQVLLANPDLIIWADMLPLADPEPLLDWVKAGGTLVRFAGPRLAAANPAALREDPLLPVVLRQGGRRLGGAMSWEQPKAIEPFALDGPFSGLTLPPDIRVRAQVLAQPSPDLAARVLARLQDGTPLITRKEAGSGQIVFWHITANTDWSNLPLSGLFLDMLNRLNAARGWQDEVPLAAGTVWSPVQVLDGFGEIMDADYLPGIEAEQLQQRRFGALSPPGLYEFKGQLASHNLEPKSADLAPMIWPDWVQKLDVTQQTRELSGWFLSLALIALAVDVLASLALSGRTIIAGAILATATLAHNPTTVHAQNRLPSDVTAASSTVTLGHVITGDSKLDLLAFQALDGLSRRMGERTSVEPGQPRGVNLDEDELALFPILYWLISPDQPALSAKAADKLNGFMQTGGVLFIDTRDADLGQITSQSRENQVLRRLARILDVPALEPVPEGHVLTRSFYLLQDFPGRFRNGPLWVAQSMASDAGESGLPFQVRNDGVTPILIGSNDWAAAWAVDRQGRALYPVGRGYIGERQREIAFRFGINLLMHVLTGNYKSDQVHVPALLERLGQ
- a CDS encoding FAD-linked oxidase C-terminal domain-containing protein; the protein is MQMPRPNPDVLTRKAELVRRLHALLPSDSVISDPVETKAYECDGLSAYRCPPMAAVLPRSTQEVAAVLKLCHEMNVPVVPRGAGTSLAGGALPTADSLILGVARMNDVLETDYENRVIKVQTGRTNLSVTGAVEAQGFFYAPDPSSQLACAIAGNIAMNSGGAHCLKYGVTSNNLLGVKMVTMQGDIVDIGGAHLDAAGLDLLGVICGSEGQLGVVTEATLRILHKPEGALPVLMGFDSNEVAGACVSDIIQAGVLPVAIEFMDRPCIEATDAFSGAGYPDCEALLIVEVEGSALEIDEQLEKITAIASRHNPVELRQARDQDEAARIWLGRKSAFGAMGQINDYMCLDGTIPVSELPYVLRRISELSQQFGLAVGNVFHAGDGNMHPLILYDANKPGDLETCEAFGAEILKLCVEVGGCLTGEHGVGVEKRDLMNVQFGPMDLEAQMWLKDVFDPKWLLNAAKVFPLESAQAHRAAQLAAE
- a CDS encoding FAD-binding protein — its product is MTPQTTADLSDIMRAAEAPLRIVGGDSRGIAPEAGATLQTTGLAGIKAYQPGALTMVAGAGTSLQEVEDTLAAQGQRLAFEPMRYHKILGGQKSSTIGGVFAANISGSRRIQTGAARDFLLGIECVDGQGQVIRNGGRVMKNVTGYDLVKLLSGSCGTLGVLSEVAFKVLPASETEITFVLEGLDSQQAVKAMTGALATPYDVSGAAYDMMAQKTYIRIEGFLKSVGYRAEKLSEVLGRFGAQISRLPKDASADLWHSVRNLEALADLPGDIWRISVKPSDAPAVCQAAGLQKGFLDWSGGLIWGVLEAGANPRPALQGFGGHATCIRGQKGALPRFQPEAPQLAVLSQKIRQKFDPRGILNTGLMD
- the glcF gene encoding glycolate oxidase subunit GlcF, translating into MQTFFNEDQLLEPDFKRSNEVLRACVHCGFCTATCPTYQVLGDELDSPRGRIYLIKDMLENNRVPDQKTVKHIDRCLSCLACMSTCPSGVHYMHLVDHARAYIEDKYKRPLFERLLRWALVKILPYPTRFRLALLGAKMARPIARFLPDPRLRAMIAMAPKQVPPVSRNDDPQSFVPSIARKKRVVLMTGCAQRALNTDINDATIRLLQRLGCEIVIPQGQGCCGALTHHLGKTTESHAAAAQNIRAWQSEIDHGDLDAVVINTSGCGTTVKDYGHMFRDSDLAEEAAQISKLTMDVSELLMQLDMPDLEQKNIKVAYHAACSLQHGQQIKTFPKTLLQKAGFTVLEPADPHLCCGSAGTYNLMQPEISSQLKTRKVANLEALQPDIIAAGNIGCMMQIGSGTAVPVVHSVELLDWATGGPQPAALRAGHASHGDGIPRLR